From Thermotoga sp. Mc24, the proteins below share one genomic window:
- a CDS encoding oligopeptide/dipeptide ABC transporter ATP-binding protein, translating to GGQLQRISIARALLTNPSLLVADEPVSMVDASLRMSIVNLFKDLKEQYGVSVLYITHDLTTAYYVSDRIAVMFRGNIVELGPAEKVLMEPKHPYTQLLRESVPEPDPKKKWDIRIKLSETEQAEYLRQGCKFAGRCPKAMDICRKEPPPYFEVDGVQVKCWLYK from the coding sequence GGGAGGTCAGCTTCAAAGAATTTCCATCGCAAGGGCGCTTCTCACGAATCCTTCTCTTCTTGTCGCAGACGAACCCGTCTCGATGGTCGACGCTTCTTTGAGAATGTCGATCGTGAACCTCTTCAAGGATCTCAAAGAACAGTACGGTGTGAGCGTGCTCTACATCACCCACGATCTCACAACGGCCTACTACGTCTCTGACAGAATCGCCGTCATGTTCAGAGGAAACATAGTGGAACTGGGACCTGCAGAGAAAGTTCTCATGGAACCAAAGCATCCATATACCCAGCTTTTGAGGGAATCCGTTCCAGAACCGGATCCGAAGAAAAAGTGGGACATCAGGATAAAACTGTCCGAGACAGAGCAGGCAGAGTATCTGAGACAGGGCTGCAAGTTCGCAGGAAGATGTCCAAAGGCCATGGATATATGCAGAAAGGAGCCTCCTCCATATTTTGAAGTAGATGGTGTGCAGGTGAAGTGCTGGTTGTATAAATAA